The Dendropsophus ebraccatus isolate aDenEbr1 chromosome 3, aDenEbr1.pat, whole genome shotgun sequence genomic interval gtcatggtttgacagcggcatttaacgggttaaactgcccggagcggagaatcctccgctccgggcagttacaggagggtgtcagcggtcacactgaccgctgatcacccgtcctgcagccgccgccgggcggtaatttattccgttgcgcccgccgttaaaaggcgtacgcatcggaataaagcccattagtggccgccgtgaaaaggcagcatggcggtcactaaggggttaaaggggtattccgctcaaacacaacttttgatatgttgctgcccatggtgagactaacaattccttccatacttgttattatctatttagtctccttcccccagttcagagctgctgctttctgctgaagacacaaaactctacgtgtgagcttttctctctgtctccccctcccttctgagacggctgatgtaaacaagtcccaggcaggctttatctgtaacactgTAGCTTCACATGACTGGaggggctgttctatatgatTGTGCAGGAAATCTCCAAGGTCTCCTGAATATAAGTGCTACCCTGAAAACAACAGGCTATATATgctttgccataatacacactcACCTGTCAGCTCTCCATTGAGGTTTACAATGAGGGGGCTGTTTCTCCAGTCATGTGACGCCAAGAGAGTGAGGAATCGGAGGAAGCCCACCTGGGGAGAactgaagaagaaggaaaaaactgTGATATATAGGACTCACATGAAAACATCTGTGGATGGGACATCACCACTTATAAGATAATATtgcaaattattaaaggggtattctggcaaaaattattatttttttaaatcaattggtttcagaaagttatatagattcgtaatttacctctatttaaaaaaaaaaatcaaaccaatcttccagtacatttcagctgctgtatgctcagcaggaagtggtgtattctctccagcctgacacagtgctctctgctgccacctctgtccgtgtcaggaactatccagagcagcagcaaatccccatagaaaacctctcctactctggacagttcctgacacggacagaggtggcagcagagagcactgtgtcagactagagagaatacaccacttcctgcaggatatacagcagctgataagtactggaagaatagagatttttaaatagaagtaagttacaaatctatataactttctgaaaccaggtgatttgaatgaaaagaatttcgtcagagttcccctttaagatgtaaCGCAGGCAGTAGTGATCTGTATAAGCTGCAGCCCATACCTTGGAGCAGTGAAGGGCATAGGATGCAGGAAGAGATAAGCCACCAGGAGATCCACACACTCATCCGAGATGCAGTCGGTAAGGAGCTGAGAGCTGATCCAGCGCTTGGCCAGGCGCGACGTCCCCCCGAAAGCTGGAAGCTGCTGATGGAGGCTGAGGAGACAAACCATGACATGAGAACACACCTCAagctaccattaaaggggttgttcacaattttttttcttttaaatcaactggtgccagaaagtgccaaagatttgtaatttactataaaaaaaaaaacctccagtctttcagtacttatcagctgctgtatgtcctgtaagaagtggtgtattctttccagtctggagagcagaagaggttttctatggagatttgctgctgctatggacagttcctgacatggacagaggtggcagcagagagcactgtgtcagattgggaagaatacaccacttcctgcaggacatacagcagctgataagtactggaagactggagattttttttttaatagaagtaaaaaaacaaatctcAGGCGAGTTCTTTCTGGAAAAAAacaattttggtgaacaacccctttaaaaggcgtATCACTTATTAGTGCTCACCCATGTAAAGTGCTTGTCAAATGAGGCAGGTGAATGGTTTCCAGCTCGAGACGGAGCGATTCTTCAGTGTCACATGACTTCAGCATCTTGTCTGGAGCGATAAACTCCTTCATGAACTGCGGCTCTCTGTGATACGCCACTTGAAGGCGGAAAACGTAACCGTCCTAGTGAGAATTAAAGGGGCCACATATTAAAAGCCATaaccagtgttaaaggggttgttcacaaaaaaatcaactggtgccagaaaattgtaatttatttcaattaaaaaaatctcaagtcttccagtccttatctgctgctgtatgtcctgcaggaagtggtgtattctttcccatctggagagcaggagtggttttctatggggatttgctactgctctggacagaggtggcagcagagagcactgtgtcagactggaaagaatataccacttcctgcaggacatacagcagctgataagtattggaagacttaagaatttttaaaagaagtaaattacaaatttctggcactttctggcaccagttgattggaaagaaaaaaattttggtgaCCTATCCCAGGTTCACTTAACACTGGCCATAACCCCTCTAAAGTAAGGTAtatgccaggggtagggaacattggctctccagctgttgcaaaactacaactcccaccatgcctggacagccaaagctaaagctttggctgtccaggcataatgggagttgtagttttgcaacagctggagagccacggttccctccccctggtatatatacactgatataagggaGGAAGTCACTGACCTTGTAGACATCAGTATGGGTGGTGGTGGTTTTGCATAGTAAGTCATGCTGATCTTTCAGTAGTTCTGCCAGACGTATCTGGAAGGCGGCCTTCACACGTTTAATGGCGTCTTTATCTTGAGGCCATTTCCCACTTCCTTCAATGTGACAAATCACTGCCGGAGAAAAGGGAGAAATCAATAATGGATCAATAATATAATGTTGccttatctttaaaggggtactctggtgatatattttaattttttttttcaaatgaactggttttagaaagttatatagatttaaaatttatttctatttaaaaatttccagtcttccagtacttatcagctgctgtatgtcctgcaggaagtagtgtattctttccagtctgatacagtgctctctgctgccacctctgtccatgtcaggaactgtccagagcagttgtaaatcctgatagaaaacctctcctgccttcagactagaaagaatacaccactttctgcagaacatacagcagcctatacaGGTACAGGAAGTacaggaagaatggagattttttttttaccgaattaaattacaaatctttggcactttgggggggtgaaccacccctttaaagcGTCAGTCATtgacaaaaacttttgacaagtcataaagacctgtcaaaagttttagcTGGGGGCTAGATGCAGAGAAGAGAAGCGCTCAACTGGGCGCTTCTTCTCCCTATAGTTCTGTAGAAAGTCTATGGCCCCCATCTCCTACAGAAGCAGGCAGTGTTTCCTACAGCCGACCACTTACCTTTCACAGGGGATACATAGGCTGGGCATGGCTTGACTAGAGAAGGGACGAGACACTTCTTGTCagatgatttcttatggaaagacCACTGCGGCTTCACTGGGACAGGAGGAAACACCTAGAAGACAGAGGATATTGTATGAGTTAATGCTCCATAGACATTAGGGGAGACCCCTTGGTTTCCTaagagatcagaagcaacgtgagaaaatattactttactgaaagagtagtagatgctggtaacgaacttccagcagaggtggtaggtaaatctacaataacagaatataaacatatataagaagggaaataatataagggcggactagatggagtaTAGGGGTGTTTTATATGCCGACAACCTTCTATGTCTCTATGTCTGGGGCGTTTAGCCCCCCCACCGATCCATGGACAGAGCTGGGAGGATCTATAGCTGGAGCTTACATCTGTGTATCGCAGCGCTGGGTGCGTTCCCTGTACTGCGGTGACCGTGAGCGGCAAATCGTCCAGGCTCCACAGCTTCCGGCTTAGGTCGTCGTAAGACTGGATGAGACTGACCATCCGCTCCTCTCCTGTCCCCACCTGAAACAGGCAAGAAAACTATCagacctgtccaggcatgatgggaattgtagttttgcaacagctggagggccggaggttcccccaTGCCTGGAATAGATGGTCACCTTCTTCCCCTTGTTTAGTACACAGTCCAGGAGGTTGCCGGCGTAGCTGATGGCACATTCCGGAAGATCAGCGTGTCTAGGAGAGTGGGAAAAATAGTGTTACTCTTCTTTATATACAGGAGCCATGGTAAATATCTAGTGGGCTAAAGACTGGGGACCCTATATGTTACAGAGTTATCCGTCTGGACCCCAGGCATAAGATCAAGGCAATGTCTAGGACTATCATATACTAGGATGAGCCACTGTTTGGacccaccattaaaggggttatccaggcttagaaaaacatgtccgctttcttccagaaacagcgcctctcatgTCCttggtttgggtgtggtattgcagctcagatccattgATGTGATAGagatgaattgcaataccacacacaacctgaggacatgggtggcgctatatatgtttttctaatcctggatatcctTTGTCCATAGAGATGAACGTGCAGCACTCACAGATGGAGGAGGTGTCTGATGAGGAGTTCAGGGATACGGCGTTTCTCCTCCAGGCTCTCCGCCGGCCAGACCACGGCCTCACATATAGACGCGTCCTGAAAGCGGCGCAGCTCTGACTTATCACCCCAGAAACTTCGGAAATCTGCAGCCTGGTAACAATGAAAGGAGAGAGATGACGATGATCTATAGTTCTGATCGGTACCAAGTTTGTATAGATGTAACGTTTCGGATCATGTTGATTATTCTATATTTTTATGGGATGTCATGTGACCATGGgatgtcatgtgttttttttttttatgcttgcaCTATTTACCGTGCGAAACAAGAAAtctgattatttaatagttcgggcgattacgcatgcgatgCCACCAAATATTTTACCAATGGTTTGGTTTTTTAGATTTtgttagttgaaaaaaaaaatgggaaacgTGATTAGAACTTTTATTATAGGaggtggattaaaaaaaacatttaaacatttagggggagatttatcagacatggagtaaagtgaaactggctcagttgcccctagcaaccaatcagatgccacctttcattccttacagactctttgggaaatgaaaggtggaatctgattggttgctaggggcaactgagccagtttcactttacaccatgtctgataaatctcctctatggtgtaaagtgaaacagactcagttgcctctagcaaccaataagattccacctttcattttccaaagtgtctgtgaggaatgaaaggtggaatctgattggttgctaggggcaactaggccagtctcactttacaccatgtctgataaatccccccttactgtattttcctgcatataagactactttttaacacaGGAAAATCATCTGAAATATCAGGAgttgtcttatagggcgggtgctgaaaaacttcggaacAGGACCGGAGAATCAGTGGTCGTCATATACAGTGgggggatgctcaaaaacagccgCCATATGCGGCGACGGTATGACGGGCAGAGCGAGCTGCAGGCATCCGAGTGACCAGAAAAATACActtctttcacccgtctggcccttgtatcctaccagtattagggtatgttcacactgagcaaatacagaggtattccgcggcggagctctccgccgcactcagtgtcctacagtgagtgattgacagctcaaagaagtgacatgtgaaattccgcctgatttgctcagtgtgaacgcacccttactgtccctccttctctgcctctcagatctcgctgctctctgatgttttttattaagttttattTGGTGTACgatggaagaggggtagtcttatacagcaagTATATGCCAAACGCTAAATTAAAACTGGAagagttgggggtcgtcttatacgccagaaaatatggttgttgtttttttttaaactcctacGTAATACGCAAGGAAATTCCACCTGTCCCGTTACCTCAATGAATTTTTCAAGCTCAATACGCTTACCGCCCAATTGGCGGACTGAGCTTGAGAAATTTCCTCACGTTCAcatcagccatctcggaagggaggggggagacggagagaaaggcttacaaacagatttttgtgtcttcagcagaaagcagcagctcagaactgggggaaggagactgaatagataataataagtatggaaggaattgttagtctcactatgggcagcaacatatcataagttatgtttgagtggaatacccttttaacataTCACTACTATCTGATATCACATTGTATTATAGTATGGACAGTCATATCGATATTTCGGTGGTTCCTACTATGCAGTAGTACTATTAACTCTTCCCCCCACCTCAGGACTGTCTGCTGCCGGTCCTTTCTccaggatgctggaaaagaaGTCTGGAGTGAGCATCAGCCCCAGAGTCAGGGAGCCAATATCCTTGTGCTTTGCTGGTTCTTGTGCTATATCCCACTAGAAGGAGAGGAAGAGAAAGCAAAGAATGGTCACTATACACCCAGCGACTATCACAGGGTTTGTGTATAGGTCACAATGTCATAAAGGTTAGATAAATCCAAGtgggcatggggtgctgaggaggacggtatgtctgttaccttcatcctcagccgcttggagcactgggggtgtggctaccaaTTCGGCACACCCCCTCCATTGACAATGCTTAGGGAAGGGGGGAGCCCATCCCCTCTAATGAATATCAACGGAGGTGGGTGGGCCGGATAGTTGCTCAGAGAGGCAGTAGCCACACCCCCAGTACTACAAGCGGCTTACCGGGCACAACTTAATGCAcgggaatggcgctgaggatgaaggtaagagacataacttcatcctcagctccccgtgtccACTAGGGAACTagagtcatctaacctgctgatagttcccctttaagtcaagaAGCTTTATTTACACTAAACTGGAACATCCCTTTAAAACAGACATAGGAAACCTtcagctttccagctgttgcaaaactacaattcccatcatgcttggacagccgaaggctgtccaggcatgatgggagttgtagttttgcagcagctggagggccgcaggttccccacccctgctttaacaTGGCAACATTGCCTTAATACATCCCTGGCCATCATATTCACCCCCAACCCCCTTCACAACCACCCCTTCCTTCCAGTCAGCTCACCTCAGGCTTCTGCGGCAGTGCGTGTGACACAAGGAGCGCCCGCTGGTTCTGGCCTTTCTTGAGCACAGACAGGATGAAGGGCAGAGCGGTGGACACGTAATCTCCTCCTCTATCCAGGAGTTCATTCCCTAACTTCATCTTCTTGCAGGCTTTCTGCAGTTTGGCCACTTGTGTGATGCTGAAACAAAACacaaggtatttaaaaaaaaataataatctccagtcttcctgtacttatcagctgctgtatgtcctgcaggaagtggtgtattctttccagtgtgacacagtgctctctgctgccacctctgtccatgtcaggaactgtccagagcagcagcagatctcTTGCTCTCCAacctggaaaaaaaacactactttctgctgggcatacagcagctgacaagtattggaagttttttttttaaagttttttttagtttttttttaagtaaattacaaatctcctctATCCATAGGGGGCAATACAGATCTTGTAGACTGCACATCGGGATAAAACAGGCGATTGCTATACTTACTGGAAAACATGATCAAAGGTTCTCACAAAAGGCTTGGGCTCCATGAGGATGAGAAGAAAACCATTGGTGTTGGTGTCATTGAGGACCCTGAGCGATTCTTTGGCCTCAAACTGAACCTATATGGATAAagacatttcccattatataaggCCTCTTGAGGGCTACGgaactacaaatctcagcaagCATTACATTTctctataggagaaaaaaaaaacagagagctAAGGACTAAGCAGATTCCTGATCTCTGACCTGTTTGTACTTGGCAGCCGTCATATCCGCGCAGAGATTTACAACTCCCAGAGGATCCACAAAGACAACCTCGAATGCTTGATGAAAATCTTCTATGGAGGGCTAGAATGAAGAACAGATTATGgacaattaaaggagaactcttaaTTTacaggttgttcaccaaaaaaaaaaaaaaaaaattctttcaaatcaactggtgccagaaatcgccattgtcatttacttctattacaaaaatcttaaatcttgcagtacttatcagctgctgtatgtcctgcaggaagtggtgtattctgcaaAGAAACTGCAAAGAAGCCGCAAGCAGCTTGCAGACACATGCGACAATGATGACACAGCTGCATGCAACTTACGACCACAAAAATCCATCAAAGTTGGATTTTTGTGATGGTCGGGTTATAGTGTAAATTGCAACATGACCAGATTGGCAATTATTAGATGCTACTTCACAATGCAACATTGCAACCTTCACGTAGCCCTAAAGTGATAGCAATTTATTAAAGTCAGTGCAACAGCTGctctccaccactagatgtcactgttgtagTCTCTGGCAAAGCAAAGTACGTAACACCAGCGCAACAGCTGctctccaccactagatgtcactgttgtagTCTCTGGCTATGGAAAATACATAACACCAGCGCAACAGCTGctctccaccactagatgtcactgttgtagTCTCTGGCTAAGGAAAATACATAACACCAGCGCAACAGCTGctctccaccactagatgtcactgttgtagTCTCTGGCTAAGGAAAGTACATAACACCAGCGCAACAGCTGctctccaccactagatgtcactgttgtagTCTCTGGCTATGGAAAATAAATAACACCAGCGCAACAGCTGctctccaccactagatgtcactgttgtagTCTCTGGCTATGGAAAATACATAACACCAGCGCAACAGCTGctctccaccactagatgtcactgttgtagTGTCTGGCAATGGAAAGTACATAACACCAGCAATCTATTGTACTTACTTCTTTCCagtacaaacataaaaaaaaaagtggaaaacaaTAGTTACCACCCAAACTTTATTCATACTCTATTACTCTATTACCAAAAACTAAGACAAACTAATGGGTGTAAAAATAGgttctcatttaaagggaactggctgcctatttttttttccaagtaaaccagatactaaaaaaaaatatatatatttttaccaaTCAGTTTCTATTTCTGAtcgcaatctttttttttaatgctactaTGGAAGCAGCCATCGTGCCTGAGCTGTAAAGTCAGTGCAATAGCAATAATcctccactaggtgtcactgttgtaatgGTTTTCTATAGAAAATCAATATCTTATTCCTTGCCAGTACAAACATTATAAACCTCTCTTTATGCCCCATGATCGCCCTCACCTTCTGCATGACTGATTCTGACCATTACTTAATATTATTACGAATCAGCAGGTACAGGAATGACGCCACATCAGTTCTCCTATGGGACAATCTGGACCTTACTGCAGAAATACTTACCAAGGAGGTGTCTGTGGATTTGCCCATTGTAATTCCATTGTCTGTCAGATCTGTGCTGGCTGCAGGAAcacaaaacatattttatttttttttataaagtaacaAATAGAATCAATATGTGGTAGAGCCATGTAAGAGCAAGCATCGTCTTTTTGTCTATGAATCATTTACCATGTGataaaatttacttctatttaaaaatctcaagtcttccagtacttatcagctgctgtatgtcttgcaggaagttgtgttttctttccagctctctgctgccacctctgtccatgtcaggaactgtccagagcaggagaggttttctatggggattggcttctgctctggacagttcctgacatggacagaggcggcagcagagagctctgtgtcagactggaaagaattcaacacttcttgcagggcatacagcagctgataagtactggaagactggagatttttaaatagaagtaaattacaaatctatataactttctgaaaccagctgatgtgaaagaaaaaagattttccacCAAATTGCCCCTTTAAGAGCCCTCAAAGATACTACAATACAATAGCAGGGACAGGAGAACACCCCCAAGAACAGGTGTTCACAAcctcctgccctccagctgttgctgaactacaacttccatcatgcaaaaaggtgtccagacatgatgggcaCCGTAGAGCTGGCTGTGCACCCCTGTCTTACCTAAGAACTGCAGGGCGTTCCTCAGGACCTGGTGTCCATTCATGGCTTTGTTAATCTTATTCCTGGACAGCAGATAGGCCACCAGCATGGACACCACAAAGCCATTAAAGCCGCCGTAACCCTGAAGAaaagaagatgaaggaaaaattATTCCCATATGTGGAACATGGAACGATAAAGTCCGCAGCTTACATCACGCCTCCCCCTCCACCGGTGACATCATCACGGTACCTTGTCGAGCTGCCGCTGTCGTAGCCAGACCTTCAGGACTGAGATTCCATCTTTCATGCCGGGAAAGTCAGACATGCAGGCGGACAGATGGTGAAAGTGCTGCTCCATGGCCAGGTCACACAGGACGCTGTTGTTATAGTGAGGGGTGGGAGGATCGCCGGCTCCCTCTGCTGGAGACACAAGGAGACAACAGGAACTGTTACAACTGGGAGGCGTGACAGTGTGTGGGTGTAATACACGGGGCGTGGAACTATTTCATCTATGAACTGTCTATATCGCAGGTGTCAAGactagaattcccatcatgcctagagagACAAGGCtaaagccaggcatgatgggaattgtaattttgcaacagctggagggtctgagttTGACAGCACTGGTCTATATAATGCATTGATATATACAGGTGAACCCTTCATCATAGGGGTTGTCCTCAGTTCAgctaaggctggggtcacactttttgccatctgtttttattttccctgtcagttttttgcataaaaaaaaagatgaaaaattgatgcattggtgtgcatccgtttttccattgtcttccattatttaaaaaaaaaaaaacggaccaaAATGCATCctgttttttagcgtacacaaaaacgtggacaACAGCTTTTGTTTGACACTcaacaacaatggccgttgtattcagtgtcaaacaacggctgttgctgcattaaaaattgcattgaaatcgaGGCAcgacggccggaaataattgacataaacgacggccattgtttgcactgACTTCAATGACTATGAAAAGTCCTTTTAATAaacagtacgttgtgtgaacatagccttataatagaagtaaatggaaaaaatttataaaaatggatgcacacaaatgcatcagttttttcagccatttttttccccatccgTTTTATGCGAAAAACGGTTTGCGAAAACAaagtgtgaccccggcctaatATAATTATACTTGTAGGAGACGTcacattaaatatttttgcacatacaATCTGGATTCTTACCCTCCGTGACACTGGGATCCTCCAGGTACCAGGCGCTCCGCACGTTGTTCTTGTTGGGGGAGAATCGGCTGACTTTAAACATCCCAGGAGGAAGACAGACATGAATGCGGACAGTCACCATCTTCTCGTCCTTACCTGGCGGAAGAAGAGAGGGTTAAACACTCAGAAAACCTGGGACACAAGGGGGTCATTGACTATACTCTATAAACATAACATTCTGCAGCTTCCCAGTgtataagatctctgcttgctatcAGTGAATGGCGAAAATCCTGTTTACAGCCAGATGAGAAAAACTAGAACAAATCTGATGTACTCGTGTTCttatagttaaagtgtcactgtttttttttttttttaaattgacgtcatagagacatgtcaaaagttttgatgggtctgGGCCTGAGTGTTCACGCCCGTACTGATTGGGAGAAGAAACCGGGAGGAGACgcgctgcagcgcatcctctccctgctctgtgtcaagAGTAAAGAGTGtaaagagtcgggctccatagactaacattagcctgactcatcacatgacacagagccgggagaggatcaCAATTAGTGCTGTCTTCTAATGGCTTATTCTCAGGATCGGTACGGGTTTGAACACTTAGATCTGGACTAATTAAAACCTttgactctatgggggagatttatcaaacatgctgtaaagtgaaactggctcagttgcccctagcaaccaatcagattccacctttcattttccaaagagtctgtgaggaatgaaaggtggaatctgattggttgctaggggcaactgagccagttctactttacaccatttgaCACTTTTAACAGGTTACACTTTAAATAgtcactgtcatttacatttttttccagaaatcaatagtacaggcgattttaagaaactttgtaatcgggtttattagctgaaaaatgcatttttatcatgaaaaagcagtgtgaagctctccccactgttttcatggttctcttatggagaggggaggggtggagggagatgaggcaccaaaacaggacaacaaagagttaatttacagctacatcaccgggctatctcctcta includes:
- the NOL6 gene encoding nucleolar protein 6; this translates as MKAKRSEVQEDDHAEDGVMSDAAEEPVHPPASKPKAKKATKRPSKPNPQKPAKKKKKESDESKPLSTEELIQLKETEQQYHTSLLRMQIDELLQEVRLKDKRRKAIDEYLQEVSNLIEKIPQTSETDIMDQSWLPRSVKVPFLQVPYQVKGKFHFAPPTSIKVVGSYLMGTCIKPEINVDVAVTMPQEILQAKDNLNQRYLRKRALYLAHVAARLAQSEIFSTVRFAYMNGNHMKPVLLLRPQGKDEKMVTVRIHVCLPPGMFKVSRFSPNKNNVRSAWYLEDPSVTEAEGAGDPPTPHYNNSVLCDLAMEQHFHHLSACMSDFPGMKDGISVLKVWLRQRQLDKGYGGFNGFVVSMLVAYLLSRNKINKAMNGHQVLRNALQFLASTDLTDNGITMGKSTDTSLPSIEDFHQAFEVVFVDPLGVVNLCADMTAAKYKQVQFEAKESLRVLNDTNTNGFLLILMEPKPFVRTFDHVFHITQVAKLQKACKKMKLGNELLDRGGDYVSTALPFILSVLKKGQNQRALLVSHALPQKPEWDIAQEPAKHKDIGSLTLGLMLTPDFFSSILEKGPAADSPEAADFRSFWGDKSELRRFQDASICEAVVWPAESLEEKRRIPELLIRHLLHLHADLPECAISYAGNLLDCVLNKGKKVGTGEERMVSLIQSYDDLSRKLWSLDDLPLTVTAVQGTHPALRYTDVFPPVPVKPQWSFHKKSSDKKCLVPSLVKPCPAYVSPVKVICHIEGSGKWPQDKDAIKRVKAAFQIRLAELLKDQHDLLCKTTTTHTDVYKDGYVFRLQVAYHREPQFMKEFIAPDKMLKSCDTEESLRLELETIHLPHLTSTLHGLHQQLPAFGGTSRLAKRWISSQLLTDCISDECVDLLVAYLFLHPMPFTAPSSPQVGFLRFLTLLASHDWRNSPLIVNLNGELTDADLTEIQNYFTSARAELPVMFIATPKDRKVSVWTKEKPSAQFLQRLIILASESLVILEKQLMQPSESSDIKMIFRPPMDLYDVLIHLDPKHIPRHREAVDQPAKSFLRGLLKETAPVSDSRFPVVDYDPVQLYLSELRESYGEFALFFYDIHGGEVIGVIWNPSSFTPQPFKTTNVNGRIVDAKSNSLLLIPNVEAILEDFKILGEGLVKSITCQSERWNI